One genomic region from Oncorhynchus keta strain PuntledgeMale-10-30-2019 chromosome 33, Oket_V2, whole genome shotgun sequence encodes:
- the LOC118366154 gene encoding spexin prohormone 1-like isoform X1: protein MFQGVRSITVYALALLLLATLVSHSWSAPKGSFQRRNWSPQAMLYLKGTQGRRFISEDRKEGDVYDTLHLETRSQNTERLSVNQAATVLLNFLRQAKEDREENLEQLYFQDLPAWKREYF from the exons ATGTTTCAGGGTGTGAGGTCTATTACAGTTTATGCACTTGCTCTTTTACTTCTGGCAACGCTCGTCTCCCATTCGTGGAGCGCACCGAAGGGCAGTTTCCAGCGGAGAAATTGGTCGCCTCAGGCAATGCTGTACCTCAAGGGCACCC AGGGACGGCGGTTCATCAGCGAGGACAGAAAAGAAGGAGATGTATATGACACATTACATTTAG AGACTCGAAGTCAAAACACAGAGAGGCTCAGTGTGAACCAGGCAGCCACAGTCCTGCTCAACTTCCTGCGGCAAGCCAAGGAGGACA GAGAAGAAAATCTTGAACAACTGTACTTTCAAGACTTGCCGGCATGGAAAAGAGAGTACTTCTGA
- the LOC118366154 gene encoding spexin prohormone 1-like isoform X2, which translates to MKGVRSITVYALALLLLATLVSHSWSAPKGSFQRRNWSPQAMLYLKGTQGRRFISEDRKEGDVYDTLHLETRSQNTERLSVNQAATVLLNFLRQAKEDREENLEQLYFQDLPAWKREYF; encoded by the exons ATGAAA GGTGTGAGGTCTATTACAGTTTATGCACTTGCTCTTTTACTTCTGGCAACGCTCGTCTCCCATTCGTGGAGCGCACCGAAGGGCAGTTTCCAGCGGAGAAATTGGTCGCCTCAGGCAATGCTGTACCTCAAGGGCACCC AGGGACGGCGGTTCATCAGCGAGGACAGAAAAGAAGGAGATGTATATGACACATTACATTTAG AGACTCGAAGTCAAAACACAGAGAGGCTCAGTGTGAACCAGGCAGCCACAGTCCTGCTCAACTTCCTGCGGCAAGCCAAGGAGGACA GAGAAGAAAATCTTGAACAACTGTACTTTCAAGACTTGCCGGCATGGAAAAGAGAGTACTTCTGA